GGAGACCCGGGGGTTGACCTGCGACGCCACGTTCGTGACGTTGGTGTAGCCGGTGTTGTACTGGGCTTTGAAGACGGCGATGGCCTGGTCGGCCAGTCCGTAGGGATCGACCACCTCGGCCGGTGCGGGCAGTTCCGACAGCTTGGTGGCCGCGGCCGCACTTCCCGCGTAGGTGTACATCGCGCCCGAGTCCTGCGCCCAGAACTCCGCGTACTGCGCTTCGAGGGTGGAGATCGCCGAACTGTTCTGGCCCAGCAGGTTGGACGCGACCAACTCCTGCAGCAGGGCCCGGTTGGCCGCGATCAGCGGCGGCGGGACGCTGGCCGCGAACGCCCTTTCATAGGCGGTGACCGCGGCCGTCGCCTGGCTTGCCGCCTGTGCGGCCTGCTCGGCACTGTTGTCGAGCCAGGTGAGGAAGGGGCTGACGCTGGCGGTCAACGACGCCGCTGCCGGTCCCAGCCACGGCCCGCTGGTCAGCGCGGTGATCACCGACCGATGACCCGACGCAGCCTCTTGCAGGTCCGCGGCCAGTCCGCTCCATGCCGACGCGGCGGCCAGCAGTGAGCCCGCACCCGGGCCGGCGTAGATGAGCCCGGAGTTGATCTCGGGCGGCAACAGGCCGTAGTCAGCCATTGGTTTCTTTCCCCTAAGTCTCTGGTGACCGCTCAGACGGAAGCCGCGTTGGCGGCTTCGGTCGCGGCGTACGAACCGGCGCTCGTCCCGAGGGTCGCGGCCAGCGCCGCCTGGATCTGGGCGGCCTTCGCCTGCAGTTCCTGGAATCGCGCGGCATGGGTGGCGAACTGCGCCGCCGTCAGGATCGACACCTCATCCGCTGCCGCGGGAACAACGCCGGTGGTGGGGACGGCGGCGGCGGCGTTGCCCACGTTCAGGGCCGCGCCGAGCGACTGCAGATTGCTGGCCGCGGCTGCCAGGTGCTCCGGATACGTGCGTACGAAAGACATAGTTTCCTCCGAACAAGCTGTGGGGTCGGGTCGTCACACTTCAATGTGTTCCCGTTATCTCGGTACGGTATTGACCGTCCCAGCACCGGTTCAATGCGGCTAACCCCGGCGAATAGACCCTGATCTTGATGTTTAGCCAACATTCACCTTGATTTTTAGTCACACCATCTTCATAGAATCTGCGCAGCATCCGTGCAGTAAGAGTCCGCATAATCGCCGCGCTCACGACGCGCGGACCGGACCGCGTCACCTCGCTCGAAGCAGGGCCGTGCCGAAGGTATCTATCGAATGGACCCAAGGCCCCCGAAAAATTCGGCCCGACAGCACTTTTCGCACGCTTGAACCGCATCGGGCGAACGGTGTCGTCCGCACTACCCGGTCACCTGGACGTCTGCCGGCCGGCGACAATGGAGTGCTGCCCATTTTCTGGCGCTAGAACGGCCCGCAGCCGGCGGCGGCCCGGGGCGACCGGCCTACCATCACTATCAAGCCCCGCTAAATACTATTGCGCTGGCTAATCATATGAATGTCAGCGCCCCGCGATTAAATTCACGGTGAACATATCTCTGGGCTGTGGAATTCCAGAACCCGGGGGTCTTGGGTCCGCATTAATTCTCAGGCTGATTTTTAATCGCCCGGCTCCGCCGCGGACGGCACACCTGGTGCCGGCGGGGTGGGCACGTTCCGATTTATTGGCCGAGGCGTAGCTCCCGTGTGACCGAACCGCGACGACGGCGAAGCAGGCTCTTCTCTTATGACGGTGCTGGTTGGGCTCGCCCTGATATCGGCCCTGTGCACCGGCTATCACCTCGGCCGACGCACCGGGTCCCGGCCACCGCCGTGGCGGAAGCGGACTTCGCGACTCGCTCTGGGCAGGCTCACGGCCAGTCTGGTCGTGCTGGTGGTCGCCCGTCGGGTGCAGCGGATGCTGATCGCGCAGCGCCGGATACCCGCCGCCGCAGACCTTTGGGGACATCTCCCCGCAGCGCAACTTCTCCTGCCGCGCGGCCGTCCCGCACGCCGGCCGCTCCGGCGTCGGTAGCGAGGCTGTCTACAGCCTGCCCGCGACGAAGTCCGCGGCCTGGTTAGCCATACCGGCTTGGATGTACGCGCTGGCCAGGTGCTGCGGCCAGTTGTCTTTCCAGGTGTTCGGGTCGGCGGGGTTGCAGATTGGGTCGGCACCGTGACACAGCTCGATGGTCCGGTCGTTGTAGAGCGGGCTGAAATTGGTGATGGGCCCGACCCATTGACTTCCGTTGCCGAACAGCGCAACGGCGGCGATGTGCTGATCGGTGCCGTCGGGAAGCGGGCTGTCGAATCCGAAGGCCGACAGGGGCACCGCGAGGACGACGTCGGTCACCGCCGCCCCGAGTGAGTAGCCGCCCAGCACCAGCCGGGTGCTGGGGCAGTTGTTGACCATGTACTGGATGTGCCGGCTCATGTCGTTGGCGCCGATGTCCACCTCGGTGTCGGCCGGGTACTTCACGGCGTAGGTGCCCATGCTTCGGCCGCCGATCTTGGAACTGAGCGAGTTGATGAACGCATTGCCGAGCGCGCCGGGTCCCGCCGATTCGAAGCGGCCGCGGGCAAAGACGACCTCCACCTGCGGGCAGTTGGCGGCGACGGCCGGTCCGGCCGCACCGGTAGTACCGGCCGGCAACACCACACCGGCGACGAGCAGCGCGGCAACGGTGACCATCGCCGCTAGACCGCGTCCTACGGATTTCCGGGAAACTAGTTGGCGCACAGCACATGATGGTAGCGAGAGATGTGCGGTCGCGCGCCGCTTAACAACAATGTGCGATCGGCCCCGGCCGCGGCTGGCTTTTCGCCCCTTGGTGGCGATACTTACCTGGTGGACGACGACGGGACCCGGGTTGCCGAGTTCCTCCGCGAAAGCGGCCCAATCGCCATGGCGCACAGAGGTTTTACGTCGTTCAAGTATCCGATGAACAGCATGGCCGCCTTCCGGGAGGCGGTGCGGCTCGGGTTTAGATATATCGAGACGGACGTACGTGCGACCCGCGACGGCGTTGCGGTGGTCCTGCATGACCGCCGACTTGACGGCACCTGCGGCGTCCGTGGTGCGGTCGACGAGTTGGACTGGCGCGAGGTACGTACGGCAGATCTGGGCGCTGGAGAGTCGATACCCACCCTGGAAGATCTGCTGACCGCTTATCCCGAGATCCGGGTCAACATCGATATCAAGGTCGGTTCGGCTGTGGAGCCCACCGTCGATGTCATCGAGCGGATGAACGTGCACGACCGAGTGCTGGTGACATCGTTCTCCGAGCGCCGGCGCAGGCGAGCGTTGCGGTTGCTGTCGAGGCGGGTCGCCAGTGCGGCCGGAACGGGCGCATTCCTGGCTGTTCTGGCGGCCAGGACACCACGCGATCAGGGCTATGCCTGGCGGCTCATGCGCGACAGCGACTGCCTGCAGCTACCGTCGCGACTCGGATTGGTGCCCGTCATCACGCCGGCCCTGGTGCGCACGGCGCACGAAATGGGCCGTCAGGTGCACGCCTGGACGGTCGACGATCCCGCCGAGATGTCCGCACTTTTCGACATGGGGGTGGACGGCATCATCACCGATCGCGCCGACCTGCTGCGTGACGTGCTGGTGTCCCGAGGACAGTGGCTACCCGGCTGACAGCAAAGCTCAGCTGGTGGGCGATAAAAGTCGCCGCGATCCGAACGACGCCCGATTGGACGGCGGTGGGTATCGGTACTGGTATGAGCGAGTCAGCAATTCAAACCATCACCGTCACCGACCTGGGGCGGCAACTCGACCTACCCGCCCCACCCCGGGTCGTCGACGTGCGAACCCCGGCCGAGTTCGAGACCGCGCACATCGCCGGTTCTCTCAACGTGCCGCTGAACGTGCTGAACGAACACCGATCCGCCATCGCCCCACATCTGACCGAAGATGTTGTGCTGGTGTGCAAGTCGGGCCAGCGCGCCGCCAAGGCCGCGCGCCTGCTGCACGACGCGGGGGCGTCCGGGGGACGAGTCCTCGAAAACGGCTTCACCGCGTGGGAAGGTCACGGGTTAGCGGTCGATCGCGGCACGCCACGGTGGGAACTCGAACGGCAGGTTCGGCTGGTCGCGGGGTCGGTGGTGTTGTCCTCGATTCTGGGCAGCGTCGCGGTACCCCGGCTCAAGTGGCTGGCCGCCGCCATCGGCGGCGGACTGACGTTCGCGGCCGTCACCGACACCTGCGCGATGGCGACGGGCCTTGCCAAGCTTCCGTACAACCGGGGCGCGGGCGCCGATGTGCAGACCATCGTCTCGGCGCTGGGAACCGGCGGCTAGCCTCACCGGCAGGTCAACCCGAGTTCCTCAGCGGCGCTGTAATTGTCGTCAACCAACACGGTCGCCCGCCCGTACTTGTCCAGGATCGACGCCGCTACCGAAGCCCGGTATCCGCTGGCGCAGTGCACCCAGATCTCACCGTCGGGAATCTCGCGGAGCCGGCGCGTCAATTCATGGATGGGAACGTTGACGGCTTTG
This genomic stretch from Mycobacterium paragordonae harbors:
- a CDS encoding PPE family protein, whose product is MADYGLLPPEINSGLIYAGPGAGSLLAAASAWSGLAADLQEAASGHRSVITALTSGPWLGPAAASLTASVSPFLTWLDNSAEQAAQAASQATAAVTAYERAFAASVPPPLIAANRALLQELVASNLLGQNSSAISTLEAQYAEFWAQDSGAMYTYAGSAAAATKLSELPAPAEVVDPYGLADQAIAVFKAQYNTGYTNVTNVASQVNPRVSDVLKTLSSPINGTAIDKFLVDNTPLDDVVSLYSKYLSPYVNSLAAMIQSTQSFGQVSNGLTAMANFAKPAASAAKAAEGAASAAGAAAASAGQAAAGAAGNLGGVAAGLGKAIPIGGLSAPANWVPWHATTNPGIATAIPAAAEGNSFPMAPPFGQFVNGGYGRNQPTYGFKPSVMAKPPAAG
- a CDS encoding PE family protein; this translates as MSFVRTYPEHLAAAASNLQSLGAALNVGNAAAAVPTTGVVPAAADEVSILTAAQFATHAARFQELQAKAAQIQAALAATLGTSAGSYAATEAANAASV
- a CDS encoding cutinase family protein gives rise to the protein MVTVAALLVAGVVLPAGTTGAAGPAVAANCPQVEVVFARGRFESAGPGALGNAFINSLSSKIGGRSMGTYAVKYPADTEVDIGANDMSRHIQYMVNNCPSTRLVLGGYSLGAAVTDVVLAVPLSAFGFDSPLPDGTDQHIAAVALFGNGSQWVGPITNFSPLYNDRTIELCHGADPICNPADPNTWKDNWPQHLASAYIQAGMANQAADFVAGRL
- a CDS encoding glycerophosphodiester phosphodiesterase codes for the protein MAHRGFTSFKYPMNSMAAFREAVRLGFRYIETDVRATRDGVAVVLHDRRLDGTCGVRGAVDELDWREVRTADLGAGESIPTLEDLLTAYPEIRVNIDIKVGSAVEPTVDVIERMNVHDRVLVTSFSERRRRRALRLLSRRVASAAGTGAFLAVLAARTPRDQGYAWRLMRDSDCLQLPSRLGLVPVITPALVRTAHEMGRQVHAWTVDDPAEMSALFDMGVDGIITDRADLLRDVLVSRGQWLPG
- a CDS encoding rhodanese-like domain-containing protein, encoding MSESAIQTITVTDLGRQLDLPAPPRVVDVRTPAEFETAHIAGSLNVPLNVLNEHRSAIAPHLTEDVVLVCKSGQRAAKAARLLHDAGASGGRVLENGFTAWEGHGLAVDRGTPRWELERQVRLVAGSVVLSSILGSVAVPRLKWLAAAIGGGLTFAAVTDTCAMATGLAKLPYNRGAGADVQTIVSALGTGG